In one Candidatus Nitronereus thalassa genomic region, the following are encoded:
- the rnc gene encoding ribonuclease III, with protein sequence MSMIKEAQQTIQYFFTQPELLEEALTHKSHIQGKPNESLKDNERLEFLGDAVLDLIISEYLARTYPELSEGDLSQTRAHLVRQSSLAQAARRLQLGSLLRVGRGEEQTQGRTKSSLLANAFEAVLAAIYLDGGLDPARGFVLMALEEHLQALDVTNLSASRQDYKSQLQEWCQRKFSVIPEYRLIRESGPDHQKVFEVEVSIQGKIQGRGIGHSKKVAEQEAAKSAYAQKNQGGAEEGPFLMV encoded by the coding sequence ATGTCCATGATTAAAGAGGCGCAACAGACTATTCAATATTTCTTTACGCAACCGGAATTGCTCGAAGAAGCGCTGACTCATAAATCGCATATTCAGGGAAAACCGAATGAATCTTTAAAGGATAATGAACGGCTGGAATTTCTTGGCGATGCCGTGCTGGACTTGATCATTAGTGAATATTTGGCTCGAACGTATCCCGAACTATCGGAAGGAGATCTTTCACAGACTCGGGCGCATTTGGTTCGTCAATCCTCATTGGCGCAAGCCGCGCGTCGTCTGCAACTTGGTTCCTTGCTTCGTGTGGGACGAGGGGAGGAGCAAACACAAGGTCGTACCAAAAGTTCACTGTTAGCCAATGCGTTTGAAGCCGTGCTTGCTGCCATCTATTTGGATGGAGGTTTGGATCCTGCTCGTGGGTTTGTGCTGATGGCGTTAGAGGAACATCTGCAGGCCTTGGATGTGACCAATCTTTCCGCAAGTCGACAGGATTATAAAAGCCAGCTTCAAGAATGGTGCCAAAGAAAATTTTCGGTGATTCCTGAATATCGGCTTATTCGGGAATCGGGGCCTGATCATCAAAAGGTCTTTGAAGTTGAAGTGAGCATTCAAGGTAAGATACAAGGGCGGGGTATTGGGCATAGCAAGAAGGTGGCAGAGCAAGAGGCAGCGAAGTCTGCCTATGCTCAGAAGAACCAGGGGGGCGCTGAAGAGGGGCCCTTTCTCATGGTATAA
- a CDS encoding peptidylprolyl isomerase, whose protein sequence is MRKSGSVVRVILSILVLGILVLLGSGQAWANGPKVLPVAEEKGKAPRVLLKTKFGEMEIVFFPELAPKHVESFLTLAKKGFYNGTIFHRVIPGFMIQGGDPNTKDPGRRNEYGTGGPGYTVPAEFNKIPHERGILSAARTADPNSAGSQFFIMVAKSPHLDGQYTVFGEVVKGIEVADKIVSQPRDRRDMPLERIEITVEVME, encoded by the coding sequence ATGCGGAAGTCTGGTTCAGTGGTTCGAGTGATTTTATCGATCCTAGTATTAGGAATTTTGGTACTTCTCGGGAGCGGACAAGCATGGGCGAACGGGCCAAAGGTGTTGCCTGTCGCTGAAGAAAAAGGGAAGGCCCCTCGTGTTCTGCTCAAAACAAAATTTGGTGAAATGGAAATCGTCTTTTTCCCAGAACTCGCTCCGAAACATGTGGAGAGTTTTCTGACCTTGGCAAAAAAAGGATTTTATAATGGCACGATATTTCATCGGGTTATTCCAGGTTTTATGATTCAGGGAGGCGATCCGAATACCAAAGATCCTGGTAGACGAAATGAGTATGGGACTGGCGGGCCGGGATACACGGTTCCTGCGGAGTTTAATAAAATTCCGCACGAGCGAGGGATTTTATCAGCAGCCCGGACAGCTGATCCTAATAGCGCTGGTTCACAATTTTTTATCATGGTAGCCAAATCGCCTCACTTAGATGGCCAGTACACCGTGTTTGGTGAAGTGGTCAAAGGGATTGAAGTGGCGGATAAAATCGTCAGCCAGCCACGGGATCGCCGCGATATGCCGTTAGAGCGGATTGAAATTACAGTCGAAGTGATGGAATAG
- the panB gene encoding 3-methyl-2-oxobutanoate hydroxymethyltransferase, with translation MTVPEFQRQKSKGRKLVVVTAYDALFTRILEQAGIEAILVGDSLGVVVQGKSNTLSVTMDEMIYHTMLVASVRENALVIADMPFMSYQVSVEEAVRNAGRLIQAGAGAVKLEGGISMIDRVQALTQVGIPVMGHIGMTPQSVNQYGGYKVQGREDVHAEALLADARALESAGAFSLVLEAIPVDLAKSITEAVSIPTIGIGAGPNCDGQVLVLYDLLGLFDEFSPKFVKPYAHLKADALQALRRFKEEVECQKFPSDLESYH, from the coding sequence ATGACGGTTCCTGAATTCCAACGACAAAAATCTAAAGGCAGGAAACTCGTGGTGGTGACCGCCTACGATGCTTTGTTTACACGAATCCTGGAACAAGCTGGGATTGAAGCCATTTTGGTGGGTGATTCCCTGGGTGTTGTTGTTCAAGGAAAATCGAACACGCTCTCCGTCACCATGGATGAGATGATCTACCACACGATGCTTGTCGCCAGTGTGAGGGAAAATGCACTGGTGATTGCGGACATGCCATTTATGTCTTACCAGGTAAGTGTGGAAGAGGCGGTACGCAATGCCGGGAGGCTAATTCAAGCTGGGGCCGGGGCCGTCAAGTTGGAAGGCGGAATCTCCATGATTGATCGTGTGCAAGCCCTCACTCAAGTGGGCATTCCGGTCATGGGGCATATTGGGATGACGCCTCAATCGGTTAATCAATATGGCGGCTACAAGGTGCAAGGTCGGGAAGACGTGCACGCCGAGGCCTTGTTGGCTGATGCCCGGGCATTGGAATCCGCTGGAGCGTTTTCGTTGGTCCTTGAAGCCATTCCCGTTGATTTGGCGAAATCCATCACGGAGGCGGTTTCCATTCCGACCATAGGCATCGGCGCTGGACCAAATTGTGATGGGCAGGTGTTAGTGCTGTACGACCTTCTTGGTTTATTCGATGAGTTTTCTCCAAAATTCGTGAAGCCCTATGCCCATCTCAAAGCCGATGCTCTTCAAGCACTCCGCCGCTTCAAAGAAGAGGTCGAATGCCAAAAATTTCCCTCAGACCTTGAAAGCTATCATTAA
- a CDS encoding methylenetetrahydrofolate reductase — protein MKDERQRLQRTLEQGEFATTVEVNPPKGTNVSNLLEVTKALIGKVHGVNVTDNTAAVMQASSVAVSRLLVEQGHDPILQVTCRDRNRIGIQSDLLGAYLLGIRNVLCLTGDSPKVGDHKEAKPVYDMDSVQVMRTIGLLNHGRDLADKSLDGATDFFIGAAAAPGSDSDEIMHQKLNAKIEAGARFFQTQAVYGVDIFRTFMSVMRRYPCKVLAGILVLRSAKMAEYLNANIPGIEVSEAIIAEMKEAGEAHEAEVGIGIAVRTIKAVRPYCDGVHIMPGRLGDRVAEIIRKAELN, from the coding sequence ATGAAAGACGAACGGCAAAGATTGCAACGAACATTGGAGCAAGGTGAATTTGCCACGACAGTCGAAGTGAATCCTCCCAAAGGCACGAATGTCTCGAACTTACTCGAGGTGACCAAAGCCTTGATTGGGAAGGTACATGGGGTCAACGTGACGGATAACACCGCTGCCGTGATGCAGGCAAGTTCGGTGGCGGTGTCGAGATTGTTGGTCGAGCAGGGGCATGACCCGATTTTGCAAGTGACCTGTCGGGATCGGAATCGAATTGGGATTCAGTCGGACCTTTTGGGCGCCTACCTTTTGGGAATTCGCAATGTATTATGCCTGACCGGGGATAGCCCAAAAGTTGGAGATCACAAAGAGGCGAAACCGGTGTACGATATGGATTCGGTTCAGGTGATGCGAACGATTGGGTTGTTAAATCATGGTCGCGACCTTGCGGATAAATCGTTGGACGGAGCCACCGACTTTTTTATTGGGGCTGCCGCGGCGCCGGGGTCAGATTCCGATGAGATCATGCATCAGAAACTGAATGCGAAAATAGAAGCGGGCGCACGATTTTTTCAAACACAGGCCGTCTATGGTGTAGATATCTTTCGGACCTTCATGTCGGTCATGCGTCGCTACCCATGTAAGGTCCTGGCTGGTATACTGGTGCTCCGGTCGGCCAAAATGGCAGAATATTTGAATGCCAATATTCCAGGCATTGAAGTTTCCGAAGCCATTATTGCGGAAATGAAGGAAGCCGGAGAGGCCCATGAAGCTGAGGTTGGCATTGGAATCGCGGTGCGAACTATCAAGGCGGTGCGTCCCTATTGTGATGGTGTCCATATCATGCCGGGGCGACTCGGTGATCGGGTGGCGGAGATTATTCGAAAGGCGGAATTAAATTGA
- the folD gene encoding bifunctional methylenetetrahydrofolate dehydrogenase/methenyltetrahydrofolate cyclohydrolase FolD: protein MSAQLIDGKALAQEIRNGIGKDVEALVEKTGVRPGLAVVLVGDDPASAVYVRNKKKACDTAGLHVADYALASTTKQEDLLHLITQLNTDPKIHGILVQLPLPSHIDSQEVLNAVSPEKDADGFHPYNIGRLVEGNPLFVPCTPKGVIRMIESTGQAIEGKRAVVLGRSNIVGKPVAMLLMHRHATVTICHSRTKDLPGMCREADILVAAIGKAQFVKGDMVKSGAIVIDVGINRLDDGRLVGDVDFDQVKERAGWLSPVPGGVGPMTIAMLLANTVEAAQRVAQR from the coding sequence GTGTCGGCTCAACTCATAGATGGGAAAGCGTTAGCGCAAGAGATTCGTAATGGAATTGGCAAGGATGTTGAAGCACTAGTCGAAAAAACTGGGGTTCGCCCGGGCTTGGCTGTGGTGCTCGTGGGTGATGATCCGGCCTCTGCGGTCTATGTTCGAAATAAAAAGAAGGCCTGTGACACGGCCGGGCTTCACGTCGCTGACTATGCCTTAGCTTCCACGACCAAGCAAGAGGATCTTCTGCACCTAATAACCCAATTAAATACCGATCCGAAAATACATGGGATTTTGGTTCAGCTTCCCCTTCCTTCACACATTGATAGCCAAGAAGTGTTGAATGCAGTGTCCCCAGAGAAGGATGCCGACGGGTTTCATCCTTATAATATCGGCAGACTCGTGGAGGGAAATCCGTTGTTTGTCCCATGTACTCCCAAAGGGGTCATCCGGATGATTGAGTCCACCGGGCAAGCCATTGAGGGAAAACGAGCGGTGGTGTTGGGGCGAAGTAATATTGTCGGGAAGCCAGTGGCGATGTTGTTAATGCATCGGCATGCGACGGTAACCATTTGCCATTCACGCACAAAAGATTTACCTGGCATGTGCCGAGAAGCCGATATCCTCGTGGCCGCGATTGGTAAGGCGCAATTTGTCAAAGGCGACATGGTGAAGTCTGGAGCCATTGTCATTGATGTTGGCATTAATCGCCTGGATGATGGCCGGTTAGTCGGGGATGTGGATTTTGATCAGGTTAAAGAGCGGGCGGGTTGGCTGTCCCCTGTTCCCGGTGGCGTAGGTCCTATGACCATTGCCATGTTGCTGGCCAATACGGTTGAGGCTGCCCAACGTGTCGCCCAAAGGTAA